The following coding sequences are from one Homalodisca vitripennis isolate AUS2020 chromosome 7, UT_GWSS_2.1, whole genome shotgun sequence window:
- the LOC124366201 gene encoding chorion class high-cysteine HCA protein 12-like isoform X2, giving the protein MHLLLGLLVVCTSVLAAPFPGPFPAPAARPGPLPQWPEECFKGCSACGPPYGCECLYGCGGCGFGNCNCRPGCGCGCK; this is encoded by the exons ATGCACCTTCTACTTG GCCTCTTGGTAGTCTGCACATCAGTCCTTGCTGCGCCCTTCCCAGGACCTTTCCCTGCACCAGCTGCTCGGCCTGGACCGTTACCTCAATGGCCTGAGGAGTGTTTTAAAGGATGTTCTGCTTGTGGACCCCCGTACGGATGTGAATGCCTATATGGGTGTGGTGGATGTGGATTCGGAAATTGCAATTGCCGACCTGGTTGTGGCTGTGgttgtaaataa
- the LOC124366201 gene encoding chorion class high-cysteine HCA protein 12-like isoform X1, with protein sequence MVTSYSASHINMVVLFGLLVVCTSVLAAPFPGPFPAPAARPGPLPQWPEECFKGCSACGPPYGCECLYGCGGCGFGNCNCRPGCGCGCK encoded by the exons ATGGTTACCTCATACTCAGCCTCACACATCAACATGGTTGTTCTTTTTG GCCTCTTGGTAGTCTGCACATCAGTCCTTGCTGCGCCCTTCCCAGGACCTTTCCCTGCACCAGCTGCTCGGCCTGGACCGTTACCTCAATGGCCTGAGGAGTGTTTTAAAGGATGTTCTGCTTGTGGACCCCCGTACGGATGTGAATGCCTATATGGGTGTGGTGGATGTGGATTCGGAAATTGCAATTGCCGACCTGGTTGTGGCTGTGgttgtaaataa
- the LOC124366200 gene encoding keratin-associated protein 19-3-like → MYALLGLLVACAAVMAAPSPYAGQRSGPSAHPAGPTPRPQQYPALSGPSAQPNADPSYLFSVYGQGFGLGGCGCGCGGYPGYGYPYGYDGYYGIGYPYSGCGCVL, encoded by the exons ATGTATGCACTTCTAG GACTCCTGGTGGCCTGCGCAGCGGTTATGGCAGCACCCTCCCCCTACGCAGGACAACGTTCAGGACCCTCCGCACACCCGGCTGGACCCACCCCCCGGCCACAGCAATATCCTGCTCTTTCTGGACCTAGTGCTCAACCCAATGCCGATCCATCGTACCTATTTAGTGTATATGGTCAAGGCTTTGGACTTGGTGGATGTGGATGCGGATGTGGAGGATATCCAGGATATGGATACCCATATGGATATGATGGGTACTACGGGATCGGATACCCTTATTCCGGATGTGGCTGTGTTCTGTAA